In the genome of Hyphobacterium sp. CCMP332, one region contains:
- a CDS encoding HD domain-containing protein, whose product MTQINGSIIQKAAEYAHSYLKKNLSKDLTFHNVQHTLDVVAAAEEICKQVDLSEEEKEIVMLSAWFHDTGYAIAYKGHENESVKIVKDFLETQNYPKEKLDKVISCILSTDYEVLPENKIERILNDADLYHLSTDKFFEKSDRLREEFRHCKIKDEFSDREWMEMNLYFISKHNYQTDYGKEKLEKGRQANQKRLKKKLKAMESTDNTFADLEKKNKKLLKQLKKYQKKAEQKPDRGIETMFRTTSKNHLELSAIADNKANIMISINAIIISILMSVMIRKFEDYPNLIIPTILLVTVSLLTIVFAVLATRPNITKGTFTRDDILQKRTNLLFFGNFFNSSLKEYEWGINQLMLNSDLLYGSMAKDIFFLGKVLGRKYKLLRTAYNIFMYGLVISVLAYGAAMMFFPVYH is encoded by the coding sequence ATGACGCAAATTAATGGCTCAATAATTCAGAAAGCAGCAGAATACGCGCATTCTTATCTAAAGAAAAATCTTTCTAAAGATCTTACTTTTCACAATGTTCAACATACCCTTGATGTCGTAGCAGCAGCAGAAGAAATTTGTAAGCAGGTGGATTTGAGCGAGGAAGAGAAAGAAATTGTAATGCTTTCTGCCTGGTTTCACGACACAGGCTATGCTATTGCTTATAAAGGCCATGAAAATGAAAGTGTTAAAATTGTAAAAGACTTTCTTGAGACTCAAAATTATCCAAAAGAGAAGCTCGACAAGGTAATATCCTGTATACTCTCCACAGACTATGAAGTGCTTCCAGAAAACAAGATTGAGCGCATTTTAAATGATGCAGACCTTTACCATTTATCGACTGATAAATTCTTTGAAAAATCTGATCGATTGAGAGAAGAATTTCGACATTGTAAAATCAAAGATGAGTTTAGCGACCGGGAGTGGATGGAAATGAATTTATATTTCATTTCAAAACACAATTACCAAACTGACTACGGAAAAGAAAAACTTGAAAAAGGCAGGCAGGCAAATCAAAAACGACTTAAAAAAAAATTAAAGGCAATGGAATCCACCGATAATACATTTGCTGATCTCGAAAAAAAGAACAAAAAGCTCTTAAAGCAATTAAAGAAGTATCAGAAAAAAGCCGAGCAAAAACCAGACAGAGGCATTGAAACCATGTTCAGGACTACATCAAAGAATCATCTTGAATTGAGTGCTATTGCCGATAATAAAGCCAACATAATGATCTCAATTAATGCGATTATTATCTCAATTCTTATGTCGGTAATGATAAGGAAGTTTGAAGACTACCCTAATCTTATTATTCCTACTATTCTATTGGTCACCGTTTCCTTGCTGACCATTGTTTTTGCAGTTCTTGCAACACGTCCAAATATTACTAAAGGTACATTTACCCGAGATGATATATTACAGAAACGAACCAATCTGTTATTTTTTGGGAATTTCTTCAATTCAAGCTTGAAAGAATACGAATGGGGGATCAATCAATTGATGTTGAATTCGGATCTCTTATACGGGAGTATGGCCAAGGATATATTTTTTCTGGGAAAAGTACTGGGCAGAAAGTACAAATTACTGCGCACCGCTTATAACATTTTCATGTATGGCCTGGTGATTTCCGTTTTGGCCTATGGCGCAGCTATGATGTTTTTTCCTGTCTATCACTAA